In one Epinephelus moara isolate mb chromosome 6, YSFRI_EMoa_1.0, whole genome shotgun sequence genomic region, the following are encoded:
- the pigv gene encoding palmitoyltransferase ZDHHC18-A, translating to MTMDVRAVLEFATVTRGLSLFLQAVLNALIPDHDADAFRPPRTEEHLYLDSAVEWLLGGLSHWDAEHFLFIAERGYLYEHNFAFFPLFPVILRGLAETLLWPLSSWLSVRGRLLVAVALGNSALFLLSVVALYALSRIVLQDRRLALLSTLLYCITPANVFMTAAYSESLFAALTFGGLFLLEKGFTFRACLALSIATAARSNGLVNIGFLLYLPSLHAISQIRVYRATTKGHSKVFHYIWAIIRLLLTSLLGTAIIALPFCAFQYYGYRTFCTPSVSLERISPALLSLGELKGYRVPDENGPPPLWCMRPLPLLYSHIQDVYWDVGFLRYFELKQIPNFILALPMATLGIMAAYAYFQANPELCLRLGLWETGANKGLDKPLPGMFNPRVFVYVVHSTVLLVFGTLCMHVQVLTRFMASSSPVPFWISAHLLLLNEPLLHRRKTSNPNVQLQTHSRNGCKHTPQNPIIALLPHFKACSPTTQSILGYFLSYWVLGLALHCNFLPWT from the exons ATGACTATGGATGTCAGAGCAGTTCTGGAGTTCGCCACAGTCACCAGGggtctgtcactgtttttacag GCTGTTTTAAATGCTCTCATCCCTGACCATGATGCTGATGCGTTCAGGCCCCCACGGACAGAGGAGCATCTGTACTTGGACTCTGCAGTGGAGTGGTTATTAGGTGGCCTCTCTCACTGGGATGCTGAGCATTTCCTCTTCATCGCTGAGAGAGGATACCTCTATGAGCACAACTTTGCTTTCTTCCCCCTCTTCCCTGTCATCCTGCGAGGCCTGGCAGAGACGCTGCTGTGGCCCCTGAGCAGCTGGCTGAGTGTGCGTGGGCGTCTGCTGGTGGCTGTTGCTCTGGGGAACAGTGCCCTCTTCTTGTTGAGCGTGGTCGCCCTGTATGCGCTCAGCAGGATAGTTCTCCAGGACAGACGTCTCGCTCTGCTCTCCACCCTGCTCTACTGCATCACACCCGCCAATGTTTTTATGACGGCTGCATACTCAGAGAGCCTGTTTGCTGCGCTCACATTCGGTGGTCTGTTCCTCCTGGAGAAAGGATTCACCTTCCGAGCCTGCCTGGCTCTCAGTATAGCCACTGCAGCACGATCTAACGGACTTGTTAACATAGGGTTTCTACTGTATCTTCCATCACTGCACGCCATTTCCCAAATCCGTGTATACCGAGCAACGACAAAAGGCCACAGTAAAGTCTTCCACTATATTTGGGCCATCATCCGTCTCCTGCTCACCTCCCTCTTGGGAACTGCAATTATTGCCCTTCCCTTCTGTGCTTTCCAGTACTATGGGTACAGGACGTTTTGCACGCCGTCTGTCTCCTTAGAACGCATCTCCCCTGCTCTTCTCTCTCTGGGTGAACTGAAGGGCTACCGGGTTCCAGATGAAAATGGTCCACCGCCCCTCTGGTGCATGAGACCTCTCCCCCTGCTGTATTCTCATATCCAGGATGTTTATTGGGATGTGGGATTCCTCCGCTACTTTGAGCTAAAGCAGATACCAAACTTCATTTTGGCTCTACCTATGGCTACCCTCGGCATAATGGCAGCTTACGCATATTTCCAAGCCAATCCAGAACTGTGTCTGAGACTCGGACTTTGGGAGACAGGTGCAAATAAAGGGCTTGACAAACCCTTACCGGGAATGTTCAACCCCagagtgtttgtgtatgttgtACATTCAACAGTGCTCTTGGTGTTTGGGACcttgtgcatgcatgtacag GTCCTAACCAGATTCATGGCCTCCTCGTCTCCCGTGCCCTTCTGGATAAGTGCTCACCTGCTCCTCCTTAATGAACCACTCCTTCATCGAAGGAAAACATCAAATCCCAATGTACAGCTACAGACGCATTCCAGGAACGGATGCAAGCACACACCTCAAAACCCCATCATTGCACTGCTGCCACACTTTAAAGCCTGTTCTCCGACTACACAGAGCATCCTGGGATACTTCCTGTCTTACTGGGTGCTTGGCCTGGCCCTGCATTGTAACTTCTTGCCATGGACATGA
- the zdhhc18a gene encoding palmitoyltransferase ZDHHC18a isoform X2 codes for MMKNCEYQQIDPRALSVSPSSAQNHTEKKEQRTRRKWEVFPGKNRFFCDGRIILARQSGVLPLTMGLIVVTCGLFFAFDCPFLVTHLTVFIPVIGGVLFVFVVTSLLRTSFTDPGILPRATPDEAADIEKQIDTSGSSTYRPPPRTKEILINQQVVKLKYCFTCKMFRPPRTSHCSLCDNCVERFDHHCPWVGNCVGKRNYRFFYSFIISLSFLTSFIFGCVVTHLTLRSQTGKSLVQAIQESPASVVELVICFFSIWSILGLSGFHTYLVASNLTTNEDIKGSWSSKRCAEESGNPYSYNSIITNCCATLCGPMPPSLIDRRGFLPFDEAIPAASASEIELPPFSAKNDAHMEENCQDFALSCTA; via the exons ATGATGAAGAACTGCGAGTACCAGCAGATCGATCCGCGGGCGCTGTCGGTGTCCCCCTCGTCCGCACAGAATCACACCGAGAAGAAGGAGCAGCGGACAAGGAGGAAATGGGAGGTGTTCCCGGGGAAGAACAGGTTTTTCTGCGATGGACGGATCATCCTGGCCAGACAGAGCGGTGTCCTTCCTCTGACAATGGGCCTTATTGTTGTCACGTGTGGCCTTTTCTTTGCATTCGA TTGCCCATTCCTGGTGACGCATCTCACCGTCTTTATACCTGTGATTGGTGGGgtgctctttgtgtttgtggtcaCCTCCCTGCTGAGGACCAGCTTTACAGACCCAGGCATCTTACCCAGGGCCACCCCAGATGAAGCAGCAGACATAGAGAAGCAGATAG ATACCTCAGGATCCTCTACGTATCGCCCCCCTCCGCGAACTAAGGAGATCCTCATCAACCAGCAGGTGGTAAAGCTCAAATACTGCTTCACTTGTAAAATGTTCCGCCCTCCTCGGACCTCCCACTGCAGCCTGTGTGACAACTGTGTGG AACGATTTGACCACCACTGCCCGTGGGTGGGGAACTGTGTGGGCAAACGCAATTACCGTTTTTTCTACAGCTTcatcatctctctgtctttcctgacATCTTTCATATTTGGCTGTGTCGTCACACACCTTACGCTGC GTTCTCAGACAGGTAAAAGCCTCGTTCAAGCCATTCAGGAGAGCCCTGCCAG TGTGGTGGAGTTGGTGATTTGCTTCTTCTCCATTTGGTCTATTCTGGGCCTCTCAGGCTTCCATACATACTTAGTAGCCTCCAACCTCACAACAAATGAAGAT ATAAAGGGCTCCTGGTCGAGTAAAAGGTGTGCGGAGGAGTCTGGCAACCCGTACAGTTACAACAGTATTATAACCAACTGCTGTGCGACGTTATGTGGCCCCATGCCACCGAG TCTGATCGACAGAAGAGGTTTCCTGCCTTTTGACGAGGCAATCCCTGCTGCCTCGGCCTCGGAGATAGAGCTGCCTCCCTTCTCCGCCAAGAACGACGCACACATG GAGGAGAActgtcaggattttgctttGTCCTGCACAGCCTGA
- the zdhhc18a gene encoding palmitoyltransferase ZDHHC18a isoform X1 — protein MMKNCEYQQIDPRALSVSPSSAQNHTEKKEQRTRRKWEVFPGKNRFFCDGRIILARQSGVLPLTMGLIVVTCGLFFAFDCPFLVTHLTVFIPVIGGVLFVFVVTSLLRTSFTDPGILPRATPDEAADIEKQIDTSGSSTYRPPPRTKEILINQQVVKLKYCFTCKMFRPPRTSHCSLCDNCVERFDHHCPWVGNCVGKRNYRFFYSFIISLSFLTSFIFGCVVTHLTLRSQTGKSLVQAIQESPASVVELVICFFSIWSILGLSGFHTYLVASNLTTNEDIKGSWSSKRCAEESGNPYSYNSIITNCCATLCGPMPPSLIDRRGFLPFDEAIPAASASEIELPPFSAKNDAHMCTQSTKDVLERMVHSYDSHALCPPGTPKTTPLDLEVSSTAAPSTEPSPSAGCSGQRSRQPVAAPCPPFSRSSKRRDSLHSINPAFRLASPSPSLSRTTLILGDAPDIGFIPLP, from the exons ATGATGAAGAACTGCGAGTACCAGCAGATCGATCCGCGGGCGCTGTCGGTGTCCCCCTCGTCCGCACAGAATCACACCGAGAAGAAGGAGCAGCGGACAAGGAGGAAATGGGAGGTGTTCCCGGGGAAGAACAGGTTTTTCTGCGATGGACGGATCATCCTGGCCAGACAGAGCGGTGTCCTTCCTCTGACAATGGGCCTTATTGTTGTCACGTGTGGCCTTTTCTTTGCATTCGA TTGCCCATTCCTGGTGACGCATCTCACCGTCTTTATACCTGTGATTGGTGGGgtgctctttgtgtttgtggtcaCCTCCCTGCTGAGGACCAGCTTTACAGACCCAGGCATCTTACCCAGGGCCACCCCAGATGAAGCAGCAGACATAGAGAAGCAGATAG ATACCTCAGGATCCTCTACGTATCGCCCCCCTCCGCGAACTAAGGAGATCCTCATCAACCAGCAGGTGGTAAAGCTCAAATACTGCTTCACTTGTAAAATGTTCCGCCCTCCTCGGACCTCCCACTGCAGCCTGTGTGACAACTGTGTGG AACGATTTGACCACCACTGCCCGTGGGTGGGGAACTGTGTGGGCAAACGCAATTACCGTTTTTTCTACAGCTTcatcatctctctgtctttcctgacATCTTTCATATTTGGCTGTGTCGTCACACACCTTACGCTGC GTTCTCAGACAGGTAAAAGCCTCGTTCAAGCCATTCAGGAGAGCCCTGCCAG TGTGGTGGAGTTGGTGATTTGCTTCTTCTCCATTTGGTCTATTCTGGGCCTCTCAGGCTTCCATACATACTTAGTAGCCTCCAACCTCACAACAAATGAAGAT ATAAAGGGCTCCTGGTCGAGTAAAAGGTGTGCGGAGGAGTCTGGCAACCCGTACAGTTACAACAGTATTATAACCAACTGCTGTGCGACGTTATGTGGCCCCATGCCACCGAG TCTGATCGACAGAAGAGGTTTCCTGCCTTTTGACGAGGCAATCCCTGCTGCCTCGGCCTCGGAGATAGAGCTGCCTCCCTTCTCCGCCAAGAACGACGCACACATG TGCACTCAGAGCACCAAGGACGTGCTGGAGAGGATGGTCCACTCCTACGACTCTCATGCCCTGTGCCCTCCTGGCACCCCAAAGACCACCCCTCTGGACCTGGAGGTTTCCAGCACTGCAGCACCTTCCACAGAACCTTCACCCTCTGCTGGTTGCTCAGGGCAGCGCTCCCGCCAGCCCGTGGCTGCTCCCTGCCCGCCGTTCAGCAGAAGCAGCAAGAGGAGGGATTCTCTGCACTCCATCAACCCAGCCTTCCGCCTGGCTTCTCCCTCTCCGTCGCTGAGCCGCACCACCTTGATTCTGGGCGATGCACCCGACATTGGCTTCATCCCGCTGCCCTGA